A section of the Pseudomonas fluorescens genome encodes:
- a CDS encoding DUF2590 family protein, with translation MSEYIDLLIIDNDLALDPSRQPLLIDDRASIAQDIAHMIRESGLLVTLVAERSKLRQRDCIQQLELLVEADQRLVPGTALINQVQTGQYLVTAKTLKFGDIEVTL, from the coding sequence ATGAGCGAATACATCGACCTGCTGATCATCGACAACGACTTGGCGCTGGATCCGTCCCGTCAGCCGCTGCTGATCGATGACCGGGCCAGCATCGCCCAGGACATTGCGCACATGATCCGCGAAAGCGGCCTGCTGGTAACGCTGGTGGCCGAGCGCAGCAAGCTGCGTCAGCGCGACTGCATCCAGCAATTGGAGCTGCTGGTGGAGGCCGACCAGCGCCTGGTGCCCGGGACCGCGCTGATTAACCAGGTGCAAACCGGGCAGTACCTGGTCACGGCTAAAACCCTGAAATTTGGCGACATCGAGGTGACCCTGTGA
- a CDS encoding phage tail tape measure protein, producing MADQSARLAFILSLTDKVTAPLGKVKMGFSDLAEQSEKNIKTMGFGLAGLLGAGAAINQSLQPALEMNRALGEVRSLGVAEDALNALNRKSLEFSVAYGENARDFVASAYSIDGAMKGLTGSQLAMVTNASNVLAKATKSDADTMGQYVGTMYSLFKGQADAMGKSEWVETLAGQTATAVKLFRTSGAQIGEAFKAAGGLASTAGVSLAEQMAVLGTLGSSMEGGEAGGLYKAFFENVSGASEKLGMSFVDQQGKLLPMMDILDKLKGKFGDLSIEANGKKLRDAFGGEAARLITSLMGDTGRLKNGMEQLGNVRGLENAERMAKDMVDPWQQFAAAVQALRIAFGQSLMPILEPLMARLTGVATTLTRWSQLFPNITRVISIAVLVVFGIIAALSLLTLTVGMSKMVWLGLVTVWKVLTMVGLRSIAMFLYHTVMAVAFVAGLVLMVAWMGLVKGAMLLWQGAIWLVNTALLANPVAWIVIGIVALVAAVAAAIIYWDQWTSALLNSEAFQWVSGQLTALSDWFGSMGGWAGMASAAWDGIVNIFKQAINGLIEMLNKIPGVQIDAAFGDMPAPPQMPGISAPQVEAPLLPQLVGAAQQPIQAPPLVMAATSKMPAQPAPMLNALQPQAQAPALVLAPVPKGPAPIAQPLAALEPPRQPPALVLAPPPMQQAEQSQQRINGSVASLSPKRPDAVPRGGLLASIQNNNQTQNKGTHVENVNIHTGKQMNPLELEGMLAMAVGG from the coding sequence ATGGCTGACCAAAGCGCCCGCCTGGCCTTCATTCTGAGCCTGACCGATAAGGTCACCGCGCCCCTGGGCAAGGTGAAAATGGGCTTTTCTGACCTGGCCGAACAGAGCGAAAAGAACATCAAGACCATGGGCTTTGGCCTGGCGGGTCTGCTGGGCGCGGGCGCGGCCATCAATCAGTCGTTGCAACCGGCCCTGGAGATGAACCGCGCCCTGGGCGAGGTTCGATCGCTCGGGGTGGCCGAAGATGCGTTGAACGCGCTGAACCGCAAGTCGCTGGAGTTTTCGGTGGCCTACGGCGAGAACGCCCGGGACTTTGTGGCCTCGGCGTACAGCATCGACGGCGCGATGAAGGGGTTAACGGGCAGCCAGCTGGCGATGGTGACCAATGCCAGCAACGTGCTGGCCAAGGCCACCAAATCCGACGCGGACACCATGGGCCAGTACGTCGGCACCATGTATAGCCTGTTCAAAGGCCAGGCCGATGCCATGGGCAAAAGCGAATGGGTTGAAACCCTGGCAGGCCAGACGGCGACAGCGGTAAAGCTGTTCCGCACCAGCGGCGCGCAGATTGGCGAGGCGTTCAAGGCTGCCGGCGGGCTGGCCAGCACCGCCGGCGTGAGCCTGGCGGAACAGATGGCAGTCCTGGGCACCCTGGGCAGCAGCATGGAAGGCGGCGAGGCGGGCGGCCTGTACAAGGCGTTTTTCGAGAACGTCAGCGGCGCCTCGGAAAAGCTCGGTATGTCCTTTGTGGACCAGCAGGGCAAGTTGCTGCCGATGATGGACATCCTGGACAAGCTCAAGGGCAAGTTCGGGGACCTGTCGATCGAGGCCAACGGCAAGAAGCTACGCGATGCCTTCGGCGGCGAAGCGGCACGCCTGATCACCAGCCTGATGGGCGACACCGGCCGGCTGAAAAACGGCATGGAACAGCTGGGCAACGTGCGCGGCCTGGAGAATGCCGAGCGCATGGCCAAGGACATGGTAGACCCGTGGCAGCAGTTCGCCGCTGCCGTGCAGGCGTTGCGCATTGCCTTTGGCCAATCGCTGATGCCGATCCTGGAGCCGCTTATGGCCAGGCTGACGGGCGTGGCCACCACCCTGACACGCTGGTCGCAACTGTTCCCCAACATCACCCGGGTGATCAGCATCGCCGTGTTGGTGGTGTTCGGCATCATCGCCGCGTTGTCGTTACTCACGCTGACCGTTGGCATGTCGAAGATGGTCTGGCTGGGCCTGGTCACGGTCTGGAAAGTCCTCACCATGGTGGGCCTGCGCAGCATCGCCATGTTCCTCTACCACACCGTGATGGCGGTCGCGTTTGTCGCCGGCCTGGTGCTGATGGTGGCGTGGATGGGCCTGGTCAAGGGCGCCATGCTGCTGTGGCAAGGGGCGATCTGGCTGGTCAACACCGCGTTGCTGGCCAACCCGGTGGCGTGGATCGTAATCGGCATCGTTGCCCTGGTCGCGGCCGTGGCGGCGGCAATCATCTACTGGGACCAATGGACCAGTGCGTTACTCAACAGCGAGGCGTTCCAGTGGGTCAGCGGGCAACTGACCGCGCTGTCTGACTGGTTTGGCTCTATGGGCGGCTGGGCGGGCATGGCCAGCGCCGCATGGGACGGCATCGTCAACATCTTTAAACAGGCCATCAATGGCTTGATCGAGATGCTGAACAAGATCCCGGGCGTGCAGATCGACGCCGCGTTCGGGGATATGCCGGCACCGCCGCAAATGCCGGGTATCAGTGCGCCCCAGGTCGAGGCGCCGTTGCTGCCCCAGCTGGTGGGCGCCGCCCAGCAGCCAATCCAGGCGCCGCCCCTGGTGATGGCGGCCACGTCGAAGATGCCGGCACAACCTGCGCCGATGCTCAACGCCCTGCAGCCCCAGGCACAAGCACCGGCTTTGGTCCTGGCCCCGGTACCGAAAGGCCCGGCGCCGATCGCGCAGCCACTAGCTGCCCTGGAGCCGCCGCGTCAACCGCCGGCCCTGGTACTGGCGCCGCCACCTATGCAGCAGGCCGAGCAAAGTCAGCAGCGTATCAACGGCTCTGTGGCCAGCCTGTCACCGAAGCGGCCAGACGCTGTGCCCCGGGGCGGTCTGCTGGCAAGCATCCAGAACAACAACCAAACCCAGAACAAGGGCACCCATGTGGAGAACGTGAACATTCACACCGGCAAACAAATGAACCCGCTGGAGCTGGAAGGCATGTTGGCTATGGCGGTGGGGGGATGA
- a CDS encoding DUF6890 family protein, giving the protein MVALASRWLPGAEPTAEVMGTAKWLEDEHWRRMEIAIANGIAYALNG; this is encoded by the coding sequence CTGGTAGCCCTGGCCAGCCGCTGGCTACCTGGTGCCGAGCCCACCGCCGAGGTGATGGGCACGGCCAAATGGCTGGAAGACGAACACTGGCGCCGGATGGAAATCGCCATCGCTAACGGCATCGCCTACGCACTGAACGGATAA
- a CDS encoding putative phage tail assembly chaperone: MTDRREITLEIGDQEFTFELTPQDVTKYFNSLNQNNKVSPANNLLVTTVKQEQRATLKGMLGNPVFVMQLAGTLLEEYGPDVEITVKKLSTTLSA; this comes from the coding sequence ATGACTGACAGACGCGAAATCACCCTGGAAATTGGCGACCAGGAATTCACCTTTGAGCTGACTCCCCAGGACGTCACCAAATACTTCAACTCGCTGAACCAAAACAACAAGGTTTCACCCGCCAACAACTTGCTGGTGACCACCGTCAAGCAGGAACAGCGCGCCACCCTCAAGGGGATGCTGGGCAATCCGGTGTTTGTCATGCAACTGGCCGGCACGCTCCTGGAGGAGTACGGCCCAGACGTTGAAATCACCGTAAAAAAGCTCTCGACCACGCTGAGCGCCTGA